A part of Hippopotamus amphibius kiboko isolate mHipAmp2 chromosome 16, mHipAmp2.hap2, whole genome shotgun sequence genomic DNA contains:
- the LOC130837950 gene encoding NADH dehydrogenase [ubiquinone] 1 alpha subcomplex assembly factor 4-like, translated as MGAAVTRAIRNFNLENREEREISRMKPSPAPRHPSTKNLLREQMSSHPEIKGEVARKDDKLLSLLKDVYVDSTDPVSSVQVKDVGTRQKPKEFRLPNDHHSDMMNVKNIPKGKISISEALTLLNNHKLFPDKWTAEKIAEEYHLEQQDVNSLLKYFVTFEVKILPPEGKKAVQSK; from the coding sequence ATGGGGGCTGCGGTGACTCGCGCAATCAGAAATTTCAACCTAGAGAACCGGGAGGAACGGGAAATCAGCAGGATGAAGCCCTCCCCCGCTCCCAGGCACCCGTCCACCAAGAACCTCCTGCGAGAGCAGATGAGCAGCCATCCAGAAATTAAGGGAGAAGTTGCTAGAAAAGATGACAAACTACTGTCATTACTAAAAGATGTGTATGTTGATTCCACAGATCCTGTGTCATCTGTGCAGGTGAAGGATGTGGGAACACGTCAGAAGCCAAAGGAGTTCAGGTTGCCGAACGACCATCACTCTGACATGATGAATGTTAAGAACATTCCGAAAGGCAAAATTTCCATTTCAGAGGCACTGACACTTCTTAATAATCATAAACTTTTTCCAGATAAATGGACTGCTGAGAAAATAGCTGAAGAATACCATCTAGAACAGCAAGATGTAAATTCCCTTCTCAAATATTTCGTTACTTTTGAAGTCAAAATCTTACCCCCTGAAGGCAAGAAAGCAGTACAATCAAAATGA